The DNA window AAGATTTCATTGGACAGAGTGAAATTGTTATCAAAAATCTTGGCAAGTATCTTCCTTCAATTCAAGGTATTGCCGGTGCTACGATTCTAGGCGATGGACAAGTAGCTCTTATTATTGATTCTAACGCATTCATTAAATAATCGATTAACACTCGGTCAGGAATGAAATCACGCATTGCCGAGATCATTAAGGAGGGGTTTTCGTGGGAGCTGAAATTAAAGTTATCGTTTTTAAATTAGGACATGAGGAATACGGAATCGAAGTAGATAAGGTACAAACAATTGAACGTATGATGCCAATTACTCGCGTTCCCAAAACGTTGACATTCGTGAAAGGAGTAATTAATCTCCGGGGCGTTGTCATTCCAGTCATTGATCTGCGTGGTCGATTCGGTATTGCTGAAGCTGAACATACGGATCAGACTCGAATCATCATTGTTACAGCAAACGAAATGGAAGTTGGTTTCATAGTTGATTCTGCAAACGACGTTATTGATCTCAATACGGACATTATTGATTCACCACCAGACGTTGTTGGAGGAATCAAAGCTAAGTACTTGCATGGCGTTGCACGTATTTCAGAAACGCGGCTGCTAGTCATGTTGAATCTATCCGAGGTGCTTAATCGGAGTGAAATCATTCAACTGGAAAGCTTAGAGGGATAAACGTGGTGGATCTGTTTGAAGGCCTTGAAGATTTCAAAATGGATGTACTGAAGGAAGTCGGTAATATAGGAGCTGGTAATGCCGCGACAGCTCTTTCAAGAATTCTTGATAAGCCGATCGATATGGCTGTTCCTAACGTACAAATGTTACCGTTTGAAGCAATTACAGACCGTGTGGGTGGGGCTGAGAATATTGTACTCGCTGTATATTTCCGTGTTGAAGGCGATGCACCGGGGAATCTTTTCTTCATCCTCAGTCCAGAAGCGGCTAAGAAGTTGCTTCATTATTTGGCCGGATTGGAGATGGGCACTGAGGATGAATTCTCTGAAATGGAATGGTCAGCACTTGCTGAAATTGGCAATATTCTCGCAGGATCCTACTTATCTTCATTGGCCGATTTTACTTCACTCTCGTTGATCCCCACCGTTCCTGCACTGGCCATGGATATGGCGGGGGCGATACTAGGGTACGGACTTTTACAGTTTGGCGAAATGGGGGATTCCGCTCTAGTGATTGATACAACATTTATCGAGGGTCAGTATGCAGTGGAAGGACAGTTTTTCCTTATTCCCGATCCAGAATCTTTTGACAAAATCTTCATTGCTCTGGGAGTGCCTATGAATCATGATTGATGAACAGCGGATTGTAAAGGTCGGCATGGCCGAGTTAAACATTATTACTGGGCATGGATTGATTCGCACAACTGGACTCGGATCTTGCGTGGGATTGACTCTTTTTGATCCGCATACTAAAGTGGCTGGTCTAGCACACGTTATGCTCCCAACTTCAGACATCGCACGAGAAGGTGTCCTCAATGTTGCAAAGTATGCTGACACTGCTGTCCCAACGTTATTAGATCAGTTAATTAGTAACGGAGCAGTAAAGAGTCGCATTGTCGCAAAGATGGCCGGGGGTTCGCAAATGTTTACGTTTGCTGGAACTGGAGATTCCATGCGAATTGGTCCCCGGAATGTGGAATCATGCAAAATAAAACTATCCGAATTAGGCATTCCATTGATAGCGGAAGATACGGGTGGAAACTACGGTCGAACGATCGAATTGAATTGTGAAACGGGTATTTTATTTATACGCAGTGTACAAAAGGGTGTAAAGGAATTGTAGCCATGACAGGAAAATTGAGATATTGCTGGTTGTTTGGTTTCATCGGATTTCTAATTACATTAGCTATATCAACGGGGAATAACTTGTTCATGACAAGTTTGGTCCGAGGGCTGATTGCGTTTGCGGTTTGGTTTGGACTTTCTTATGCTGCGCTGTGGATGTTCGATGCTCTAAGAGAACAACCCAATCAATCAAAGGATGAGGAATTAACAGCTACATTTTCTGAGCAGGGCAAAGGTGGTAATTATGATCTAACCACCCCGGATGAGAGCGAAGAATTAAATGATTTATTGAAACAGCCTCCGGTGAACTCGGTGAATATCAATGATTTTTCACCATTAAACCCACCAAAATTAGTGAAGACAACTAACGACAAAGATGCAGAAGAACTGGTTAAGGTCGTTCGTCACCTGACAGAAGAATAAGGAGGGTGAAGGCAATTGAACGAACGGAAGGGGTCAACTCTGAATTTCGTTGAGCTTTGGGAACAATGGAAAGAACATGGCGATGTAGAAGCCAAGAAACAACTTATCGAGAAGCATCTACCTATTGTCGATTACGTTTCTGGACGTCTTGCTGTAGGTCTACCAAAGAATGTGTCTAAAGATGATTTGTCCAGTAATGGAGTTATGGGACTCATTGATGCGGTCGAAAAATTCGACTATAAACGTGGTCTTCAATTTGAGACTTATGCATCATGGAGGGTTAGGGGAGCCATCTTGGATGGATTGCGACAAGGGGACTGGGTTCCCCGTTCTGTTCGAGAGAAGTCCAAAAAGCTAGAAGAAGGCTACCAACAATTGGAGCAACAATATCTTCGCTCTGTTACCGATTCGGAGATGAGCGATTATTTGAATATTAGCGAACGAGAGTTTCAAAACTTGCTGCAGGAAGTTGCAGTCATGACACTCTGCTCTTTGGAGGATCCGATACGTGAAGAAGAGTCGGAGACTAGACTTACGCTATTGGTAGACGAGAAGGCGAAGAATCCGGATTATAAAGTCCGTGAGTTCTACTTGAAAGATTCCCTAACCAAAGGCATTGAGAAGTTAACTGAAAAGGAACGTACGGTCGTTTCCCTGTTATATTATGAAGATTTATCGCTTAGTGAAATTGCGGAAGTAATGTCCCTGTCACCATCTCGAATTTCTCAACTTCATTCTAAAGCTATTTTGCGCCTTCGTGGTAGTTTGGAGAAACATCGCGATTTGCTGATGCAAGAAGACTAGTAAGACAGTTAGACGATGAAAGGGGGAACTTATTATGGACCGGACTAGTGAATTAGGACAGATACTGAGTGTGACAATTAATGAAGATAAAACGGTTGCTTACTTGCAATTTTTAAAAAAGGAAGATAGTTTCACTTGCAGTGCTGATGTATTACGCCATTTTCTTCAAAATAATAATGTTAAACATGGTATTCAACAAGATATAGTAGAACGTTTTGCAGCTAATCCGCGAGAATACTTTTTCAGTAGAACACCTATTGCCATAGGTAACGAACCGGTGGATGGGGTAAATGGAAGTATTCGTTATGCAATTCAGCTGGATGATGATCAGCACTTTCGTCCTGCAGAGGGTGAAGATGGTAAGGTTGATTACAAGGATGTTACTCGGTTAAATAATGTACGTAAAGGTCAAATTATCGCGG is part of the Paenibacillus segetis genome and encodes:
- a CDS encoding FliA/WhiG family RNA polymerase sigma factor, producing the protein MNERKGSTLNFVELWEQWKEHGDVEAKKQLIEKHLPIVDYVSGRLAVGLPKNVSKDDLSSNGVMGLIDAVEKFDYKRGLQFETYASWRVRGAILDGLRQGDWVPRSVREKSKKLEEGYQQLEQQYLRSVTDSEMSDYLNISEREFQNLLQEVAVMTLCSLEDPIREEESETRLTLLVDEKAKNPDYKVREFYLKDSLTKGIEKLTEKERTVVSLLYYEDLSLSEIAEVMSLSPSRISQLHSKAILRLRGSLEKHRDLLMQED
- a CDS encoding chemotaxis protein CheC, which gives rise to MDVLKEVGNIGAGNAATALSRILDKPIDMAVPNVQMLPFEAITDRVGGAENIVLAVYFRVEGDAPGNLFFILSPEAAKKLLHYLAGLEMGTEDEFSEMEWSALAEIGNILAGSYLSSLADFTSLSLIPTVPALAMDMAGAILGYGLLQFGEMGDSALVIDTTFIEGQYAVEGQFFLIPDPESFDKIFIALGVPMNHD
- a CDS encoding chemotaxis protein CheD, with the protein product MIDEQRIVKVGMAELNIITGHGLIRTTGLGSCVGLTLFDPHTKVAGLAHVMLPTSDIAREGVLNVAKYADTAVPTLLDQLISNGAVKSRIVAKMAGGSQMFTFAGTGDSMRIGPRNVESCKIKLSELGIPLIAEDTGGNYGRTIELNCETGILFIRSVQKGVKEL
- a CDS encoding chemotaxis protein CheW, producing the protein MGAEIKVIVFKLGHEEYGIEVDKVQTIERMMPITRVPKTLTFVKGVINLRGVVIPVIDLRGRFGIAEAEHTDQTRIIIVTANEMEVGFIVDSANDVIDLNTDIIDSPPDVVGGIKAKYLHGVARISETRLLVMLNLSEVLNRSEIIQLESLEG